GGCGTTGGTGACAGTGAATGTGAAATGTTAAACCTGAACTGAGGCTGGGGtcgaggctgaggctggggctggagctgagactagggctggggctggggctggggctgatgACTGACGGTGAGGGATTTAGTAAAAATGCCTGGCCAAGCGTTTTCCCCCCAAATGATAGATTAGACAaggtctccctctccatctctcattctctccatgTATCagtttctgtccctctccctcgtacacttgctatctctctcttgttccctctcactcactctccctctctctttattgctctctgtcctcctcacgATACGGTTCATTTCCATCAGAAACAGGTAgaaaggagagtgtgtgtgtgtgtgtgtgagagagggagggagggagggagggagggagggagggagggagggagggagggagggagggagggagggagggagggagggagggagggagggagggagggagggagggagggagggagggaggggtaatatgcatgtgtgtgtgtctcctagcGTGTCCCAtatgtgtaagtgtatgtgtttatgcaCATACTGTGGGTCAGTATAAAATAAAATGCATCCCTTGCATAATACGGCTTCCTGTAGTGACTTGATGATGGAACAATAAAGTTCTACAGTCAATACTTTGGAACAGTCCAATAATTTGCACAGGGGCATGCATCGCAAGAAATAACAGAATCAATAAAGtgggtaaataaataaaatgatgaTGGGCCAGGGGTGTAATTGAGGAAATACATTTCACGCTGCCACAACGCCAAGTCTCCAATGAGATGTAAACGGTGATCTCTCTCTTCTCGTCTAAATGTTCAGCTGTTTCATTTCGCTATTGGGATTTGAGAGGTCCTTACATCTATGGCATTGTAGTAgacatgattgtgtgtgtttgaatgtgtttcaggCCATAATGGGATCTGAATGCAAAGATGAATAACAAAAATAGCAAATAGCAAAAAAAGATATAATAATAAACCCAAGTCTGTCTCCCAGTGATTCTGATCACCAGTGATGTCATTAGCATTTCACAACCTTCTTGAGACTGATGCTGTGAGGCTGATGACAAAATAATTGAAAGGAAAGTGCTTTACAGCCTGTTGGATGAGTTTAAACTCATTCACACTTACAGGAGACCCTGTGCGATCAATATTGTCTTCATTTTGCCAAATCCTGAAAAGTGGTGTAAAAATTTTGAAGTGACACTTCCTTGTGAGATGGCTGTCCTGGGTGAGCTGATATTGGGCACCAAGAAAGAAACAGTTGGTGAAATGAAATAGCATCTTGTCACCTACAAGATGGCTGACATAACGTCAGTATAACGTCAAGTGTAACGTCATTTAATATGTTGTTTTATCTTAAAAGCACATCTGAGTGGAAACCTTTTCTCTCAGTTGCATTCATGTTCTTCGCGTTCATGTTCATGAGAGGTGCTGCTGCAAAATGGCTGAAGGGCCCAACTTTGGAAAGTAGAACGACGTGAAATGGCGGTGGTGTGCAGTGGTGTGCGGTGATCTGTGACCTGTGGTTCACAGGAAGTGATGGGGAAGTGCCCTATCATGACTGAAAGCCTTCCTAGGGAGGGGTAAAGACTACTATGCAGTTACTAGAGTTGGCACAGTCACCCCCTCTGGAGGACAGTCTCTCAGACTGGCTAAAAACTCGATTCTTTGGACAATGCAAGTACAGAATAAACGAGACACGTGTTTTGGACATAAACTCACCATTTCAATGATATTTCAAATGGAGGCATCAACAGAATTGAATTGTGTGTCTTGTGCCTTGTGTTGGCTGTAACACAACACGCAAACACGGGGGCCAAAACAAAAACGTCCTGGTTCTGATACTAGGTACCCAACTTTGCCTAAGAAGACTGAATTTAAATGTGAGGTGAATGTGAGGTGAGGATACAATACCTGACATTCTTGAAGTCGTACAGAGAAAATGACAAAAGGAAACGAAAAAGCAAGCTTTCCACTGTATATATAAGTGATAGCAGACAGAGGAAGGCTGAAAGAGCAAAAGCTGCTCTCAGGGAAACCAGAGGAGACCCTTCACCTGTCAGTACAGGAGTAATGCAACTGACCACTGGTCCCAGCAATGCAGACCTTCTCATTCTTATCTGTGTGTTCCCTTTCCAAAGTGCTTAGTGTTTACTATCTTTGTTATCATCATCTTCCCATCAACCCTGCTGCAGTAATGCAATATTGAACCAACGGAACGTGAGCACTCAGTCATCAAGTCGACAGTCTATTCTGTTAGCCACAAGGGTCAGTGCTGAAACCCGACCACTCAGCTTTTTTCTGTGATTCAGGGCACAAGGAAAGTTTGAAAGGCTCCAAGAAggattatatgtgtgtgtgtgcgcgcgtccgTGTATGCCTGCATTTCTGCTGAAAATCCATTTATTATTGACACTGGTTCACGGCATTCCCTCAGTACAGTAACTGAGAAATAACACTACAAAAACTCTGAAAATATCCTTAGGATTCTGGAGGTTGAGAGAGACTTTGTCCAAGGATAGGAACATGAACATTATATAAGAGTCCCAGTGGTAGAGAAACAAGTGTGATGGGTGAAAACAAAGcctggagagcacacacacacacatacccattgCTGGCTTCATCTCACATTAGCAATCCCAGTGACTAGATTGACAGAAAACTCCAGTGACAGGATGAGGGCGTCTTACACAACCAGTGCTCTTGGGCATCCTAATTCTCTAATTAAGGCTCTCTCTTCAAAACAGGCATTCCTCCAGTCCTCAACATCCATTCTCGAAGATAAGACgacactgagggagagagagggagagagagagagagagagagagagagagagagagagagagagagagagagagagagagagagagagagagagagagagagaacgagagagagacaaagttaAACaatgagagactgagagagacagggagagaggagggggaggaaaggacagGCATATGGTTTCATCAGTAAttaaaagaggagggagaaagtgaaTCAGAGAGGTGAAAAAACGGAGGAATTTGCCAGTGAAAATGAGTAGAGTGTCAACTGGTGTGATTAAGTCCTCCCGGTGAGACAGTTCAGAGGAGATCAGGGGATCTTCAGAGCCACCGAGGGATTTTCAGGAGATGAGTGGAGGGAAAAAgatggtggcacacacacactcacacagtcattcacaaacacacacacataatcactgCCTTGCACAGACCATCactcgcacacagacacacacgcacacacgcacatagacaatctcacattcacacattcattCTGACACACATAGTCACTCCCActtacagtgcacacacacacacacacacactgccttgcATAGGCCCAtacttgctcacacacacatagagagagaaacgtTTGGTACACAGGGAGCTAAGGGAGAAAGGAAGCCGCTCCAAGCTGAACTGGCATGAACAACATCCATGTCAGACAGCAGCTTAGATGAGTGAATGGGTGGCATGTCGCTTTAACAATGTCTGTCCTTTACACTGTGGCCCTGCTGGTGTATTCTTTAAAGCATTGTCTAAGTACAGATTAGATGAACACAaactaaacacatacacatacactcattAAGTTTGGTGTGGATTGTTCAACTAACCACATTTATAAACTTTCTCAGAAAATGAGAAGAAAGAATAAACAGTTTGGGCACAGCCAAAAAGCAACTCCCACTAACAAAAAGGGTCCAGAAATAAATGTTCTGTTCTCCCCATGGTAAAGGTCAAACTGAGAATATGTCTGAGATCTGTATGGGAGCTTCTCAAGTACATGACGTGCCAGGCTTGAAAAAtcagagtgtctgtgtgcgcgcACAAGCACgagaatgtgtttgtgcatggcaAAGGTCACACTGACAGTATGTCTGGGTAAGAGAGCTATCCCACGTAGTGAAGTGTTAGGCCTGAAAAGTGTGTTATGATGAAAACAGCAACAGCACAAGCATACTTCTGTTAACTTATAATGCATCGACACAAACAACATACTGCTAAacgtatgtgtctgtctgtagatacacacacaataatgtAGGGAATTTACAAAATGATTATAATCCGAATTCAAAATAGTAATCATTATTATTCACATAGGCCTTATGTTGACTGGCAACAGGCACCAAATTATGAGATTGAGGTACACAAGCCTGTCTCAAGTGTGTCATGCTGACTTACAAAGGAACAAAACCCAATTTACTTGGTTGTGACCCTTTGTGCTTGTCAGCATTCAAACGCAGTCTCTTCAGTCCAATGTAAAACTGATTTTCCTCCACAGTGGAAATACACAAAGGGCTCTGATCGAGAAAGATAGTTGCTTAACTTTGGATGTTTTGAAGATGAATTCCTCTGTTTGGGCGAAATGCCTCATCTACACTTCATCATCAGAAATCATGGAGTTATTTCTCCTTTTGATGATTATTTTATGGTTTATTTATGTTACGTTAATATTTGGTGTGATCTTAAGCCAGTTGCTGAAATCATGAAAGATTCttcaatgtgtacttcttgagGTTTTCATGTTAAACCACTTTTTCCAGAACAATTAACTGTTCATTGAGTTTTGGTTTGGTTATTGAATTCCTGATGACTACgtttttgtaaatgtttctaccttttcaaaattattttcaagTGTTTTCAAGTTATCATCAGTTTAATGTGAAAAGAAATGCTGACATTTTCTTTGAAGAGAGTGTGTTTTCCAATCAGGCAGTGGTTCTCATACAAGACCCGTCATTTGAATGCCCCGTCAAAACACAAAATCACAAAACAGGCGCAGGGTTGCAGAAAATTAGTGAGGTCTGAATTTCATGAGGAGTCTGATAGAAAGTTGAGAGCAGCATTGATTGGTAATCTTGTGGTGCAGGAGTGAACTGGCACTGTTCAAATGAAAATGAagctcactcctcctcctcgtacCCTAGCAACCAGACCTCACACTGGTGCCAGTTCCTAGAGATAGTGTTATTCTGACCTCAAACTCAACATCGCATGGGTGCAGACaaaaactctgtctctctctttttatttttctctttcatACCCTCGCTCTCATTCCATCTCACTctagctctcgctctctctctctttagcctGATTGAGCTGTCATAACCCATACCACTGCATTTTAAGTAAGGGGTGCTCAAAAGAAGGACAGAATACAAATTTTCCTTGCCTGGGGTAAATTTGTTAGGAAGAAAGAGGACATTTTCAAAGGTTGGCATTTTTTCATGTTATTTAATAATACTTCAAAtcctaatcaaatcaaatcaaatgtatttgtatagccctttttacacgcaagcatgtcacagagggcttcacatgtgcccaaagaactgcccctcaaccaacctaaaccctcaaggaagacaaggaaaaactcccagaaaaaatgaaagaaaccttgagaggagcaattcagagagggatccgctcctccagagacggttggtaggagagaggagcagaatacaatctaaacatagtcatacagtgtcaatgggttttgaaacaccaaaacccattgttcgcctttatagatgttggatgggaccgggaaactcgctgttggccgtcatggagactggattccgggtgacgacctggtccagcgttggcagaccgacgaccaagcaggtcctgacagctcaaaccccccacaccacagggaatgtgtgtaaTTATCATTATCAATGGGCTAAAAAGAACATTTCAGACTTTGGCCATTTTAGACAGTCATGTGGTTCAATTGGCAATTGGGGAAATTGCTAGGTTGCAATTCTGGTGTTTGTAGGGCTAATCCATTCTAGTACATGACGGTACAACCTAACAGTGTACCAAATCTTTGATCATCTAACTGAATACAATAAGATAGTCACGGATGTATTGTTGCACAAAGGTTTTCAACCATGATCAAATACTCCAGGCAAAATCACATTTGGACAGACAATGCACAGTTCCTGTATTTCCTTTCCTTCTTTAAGCATTCATGTCCCAAGACAAAGAGACATATTTGCCCTCCACATGGAACCTGTTCTTTCAGCCTACCGAGCATTTCCaagaaaatgtttacatttatttcctaatcttttaaaatattttagtTTCCAGCAACCTGACACACCATAAgaaatgttttttgaaaaattGATATTGCTTTTATTCACATCGTTGCACATTGTCACCCTACATTGCCTCCGACAAATGGGTATCCAAACTTTTGTGCAAAGGCAAGGAATCTCATCAAGTTCCATGgtgaaaagaaaatacattctgCCAGCTAATGCCTGAAATAGACATTTCAGAACGTCTGCCTTTGGTCCAGATCAGACTGTGTCCTGTGTGAGACCCAACCACCCATGTGTCCtagctgtatgtgtctgtgtacttGTCTGTTCTTCAAACTAACACAGATAGAAGAAAGTGGTCCTACACAACCAGGCATACTCTAGAAAACCTCATGAGGTTCTCCGTGTTGTTTATTCTATTTCACCTCGGGTGAAAAAGGTCAGATATTTCGAAGACTTTTATCCCTACTgcaatttacattttaaaattgGATTTTAAGAAACGTAATTTAATAGGTCTCCTACAACAGCTGTGTGGGGTTTGCCTCACCACCCAATCAGCACCATGGGCCAAGCTGCAGAAGTAGAGATACTAAACAGCAGCGTGTCCCTCCATATTGTGACTGCTATAGGCCACCTTATCAGAGGTGTGAGAGCTGACAGAGAGCGtacactgctctctccctctccctgacaCCAATCTGTGACAAGGCCTGACAAACTACCTCCATATCTACACACACCTtccttccctcacccctccccatcTTCCCTGGACAAAAATAAAGTCATAAATGATTTCCCCACATCCGCAACACGAAATACGAAAGTTATGTTATGGTTTTAGGGTTATGGTCATTATTATTTAATGGCGGTCTAGTCCATTAAGATTTGTCTTTATTGCAGCCTCCCAGGTGCTGTGTTGGACCTCCTGAGACATTCCCCTTTTTCACAAAATGCACCTAATGAACAGTTGCAGCCAGGAATTACAAGCTATAACATATGCCTTCGTTGGGTGACTGCTTAAAATCAatccaaaaataaaaatgtagctgcaagcagcaatggcagattccttgtaaaaaaatattaattgaCATTAGAAGGTTACAATTAACTGCGGACAACTACACAGAATATTAACAAACACAATAAATGTCCTCCTGACTGAGGAATCCTAATTAATGGCCTGTGTAAGGCTGACAGTTTGTCAAGATGCAATATTAAATAAGTTGCCAGTATTCAGaaagctgacattttgtccagatataatATAAATTAATGTCAACTGTCAATAAATTTCTTGTCCAGGTTAAACATCAAATGATTGCCCAGAGTCgagaaggctgacattttgtctgtAAAACTAATTAGAAAACTgcacttttttctttcttttcccaaAATTTTGAGGagcgaggaagagaaggaggccacTGCAAGCTGAACACTTCTGTTCCTTAACCAAAACTTTCCTTCTCAACATTGttggaaagaaaagaaaaaggtgcagtggtcaaactttttccagagctgtatatctggacaaaacgtcagccttctggacacggccattcatttgatactTTATCTGGACAAAACGTCAGCCTTCTGGATACTGGCTATGGTTGGGTGGGGGACACATTCGGACTTGAAGGCAGTGGGGCACACATTTAGACTCTCCCCCTGTAGCACTGGATCTGTAAACAGCTATTAATAATGTAAAAAGGTGTCAGCCAGTTCAGGGTTCTTTGCTGCCTTCTTCTGTATTGGCTCGCCTGTGCGGTCTTTGTGTAGTTGGTGCTGAAAGGTCCAGGCCAGTGGTCCAAGAAAAGTATGTGGTCATCATCATCAGGCTCAGAGGAGTGGTGCAGGAGGTGTTGTGCTGGAACAGGGAGCGCTGGAATAGCTCTTCAGAGAGAGCTAATTACCAAGCTGACAGAATATCAATAAATATTTGGAGGGGAAAAGAACAAGAGGTACCTGAGGGGGAAAGCAACCTAGATAAGTGCCAGCATTCTGCACATTTAACCGTCAATACATGGTTTACTTACTGTGGGGTTGTGTTACGTACAGCAATTGTACATCTATTGTAGAGCAACAATCTGCTTTACGAAGTATAGAGGGGCTCTCATGCACTGTAGACTACCTTTATGTGGGCACAAATATTCACATATGTTATTCTAGCAGACGATATAGGTCACAATTATTCTCAAGCTCGAGTTTTTTGCCCTATACATTTTTTGGGTGTCATTTCTGTGCATTATGAAAACAGGTCTTGTATCCAGGCCAGTATACAGTAATATaacaaaaactgaaagaggccACAATGTTTTATTTCGGCTTTTTTAATAGTTCACCAAAACACCTGCTTGTGTCGACCCAGACACAAAACAGTAACTACTACAGAAACTTGTACagcactgacaaacacactggCACAGGTATGGcggcttctccatctccctcacaaCAAGAACAGTCTGACTGCTGTAGGTAGGTGTTCCAACGATGAATCACACAAAACCAACCATGACTGACAGGCTGGACATTCAAggacatttctctctttctgtccctctctttctctctcttattatCCAGAAgcaatacattttcaaatatcAGGCACATACTACATCTGTTAAACAAGGTTGTCAGCTACACAATGTTGGTGGGATGTTGCTGCAAAGGTTAAATATTGGCAGGGACCAATGATTGTAAAAATGTTGGGGGATGAGGAGTGAAAATGTGACAGTTAACCTTTTCAATCTAACATATACTGTGGAGGGTAGTTTGTTCTTTTTTATCCATTGTATCCAAGTCTAAAAGAATCCAAGTCTAAATTGTGATATAACATTGTTTAATAAATGGTGAGCACACACCATGAATATTTGAGAAAGATTGTACGTTCCTCTGACTGCCCATTTGTCAATAAAACCATGCCTTCTCTTTACctacattggccgggtttcccagattcgttaagaatcTTAGTGTTAAGGGCTTCTTAACGagtctgggaaacccggccaatagcAGTTTCCTCTACACACATATCAAGCAGCATCACATGCATTGCATCTTGACTTATAATCAGAACAAGGACTGCGTTCCTAAACATTCCATGTTATTTCCCTATAAAAGATCACAGGCTTACGACTAGCCAAGCCACAGAACCATGAGATAGAGGGCCGGTAACAGCAATGCAAGCCTGACTGGGTGTGTTATTGCTGTTCATCCTTCTTATCTATTTTCAGATGCAGACTCTACACTCTGTAGAACATTGGCACCATTCATTTTTGTGGAATTTTAATCCTGTTCCAATGTCGGTCAGCTACTATACTAGCACAAGGTAAATAGACCTGAAGCAGGTCCTGGTCACTAAATCCCTGGTGAACCAGAGGGTTGTACACCAGTTCATTACACCAGAGGTGTATGAATGTCTGCCATTCAtcgctcatctcctcctccttctcttctcttcctcctctcacatCCTCTTTGCAGACTGAGCACCATGACTGAGCAAGGGGGCATCATGGAGACAGGTCACACAAACATttgaggagggggatgaggaggagggagctggacgTGCCGTTGGACGgcgagtgtgtttgtttacacagCAACTAGGCAGGTTCATACCCCTAGCGAGCCCCACTCCAAATACACCAACACAAACAGCTTCTCTCCCCTTAAGAAGCATGGTGGACCATCAATGGCTACCAAGAAGCTACGACTCCTAAAAACCCTTCAGGAACATGGAGGATGATAGATCGCCAAATTAAGGGTCTGCCAGTCAACAAACCTAAAATGGAGTCTGTCATGTTGACAGCTTCCTCTATAAGTGCAGTGTCATAGTTCCTCACAGTCCCCCCAGGATTGGATGAAAAAGCCAGAGCATCACCCAGGCCAACATCAGCTCCAACAAACCACCCGCCATAAACACTGGTCTAAGACCAAGCTTCTAACACTAACAGATTAGAACATGGAAACAAAGAAGAACAGGAAATCAAATACAAGGAAATACAATCATTCTGTAAATAGGCTATACAAAAGAGTTCACCCTGTTTGCTTGTACTGTACACAAAAATTGCTTTAAAACAGTAAAGAGATGGTCTTTTTTTTCAGCCtttttgttatatttttttaccACGGCGTGGAAAGAGAATAAGATGATAGCCGTGGTTTAAAAAAAGCTGATAAATCACTGCAGTTCATCTTTAAGTAAAACCCTACAGGGTTCGACCACTCCCgacaacgccccccccccccaatttcaCACAATCTCACACCCAGCTGATGTAATGTAGATCAAAGACTGTATGGAGATTAAGCGAATCGATGGAGAGTGGGCGATATGTCTGACCTGGACAGAGCGAGAAGGTCCTTCGTTAAAAGTAATGTCAGGATATTCTCTCCAAGAGGCTGGTTGATTAACATGTCAGTTACACATCTCTagtccagtgtgtgtgggtgtatgtgtgtgtgtcgaccaAAAAACTGTGCTTTCCATCTGAAGATAGGCTGGATAACTTTATACAGTGTGACATAGAATACACAATTCATCCCTGTTTTTTGTTTAAGGAAACATTGCCACATACTGACATAAACTACATGACTTATTGTCAAAAAGGTAGCATTCTTTTTCAGCAAGAAAGTGGGACCGGTATTGATTTGGGAATCCCTCCCGTGGATAAGACTTGGCTACAAGTTGACTGTTACATAGTTAAACACTGCAGCACCAGAGAACAGAAAGCAGTCCAAAACACTCGATATTGCAACTCCAGCTGGAGACACTGATGGTACGGAGTCAGTACAACTGACACTTAGCTAAAACAACATCGCAACTGATGGAAATCTACTGACCACAGAAAACAGGCCAACTAGCAAATATgaaggtgtctctgtgtgtttagatTAGTAGATTAGGCTGGGCAGAACCTGGTTCGTTTGGACCAGGGAATTAACCTGTTCATAATGTATAATGTACTGTatagtgcctgtgtgtgggtgtgtgtctctatgtgtcTGTCCAGCATCCTCTCAATCCACAGAATTTCAAGCATGTTTGTcgttctttcccccccccccattgtttgtctctttttctctctccctcaatctgTTCCATCCATGATGTCTTCAAACAGCCATGATGAGTGTTTAGTCCTGTCCCCAGTGTGGTTCCAGGGACCAAGGAGGAGGGGCGGACTTCTGGGGGAGTCTTTGTTgggttggggaggggtgggTAGGTGGGGTGGgcgtgggtggaggaggtggggggggtcgggggcttGGCCGGGGCTGTGGCGCTCAGCCGCAGGAGATGACCGTGAAGCGCTTAGAGATGCAGGACATGTTGTGCAGCACGATCCCCAGCAGGAAGAGCAGCACGCACGCCACCAGGATCACCGTGCACACGCCCGACCACGTGGAGCCCTTCCCCCCGCccacgccgccgccgccgcccctCCGCTCGCCCTCCCCgacctccagccccacccccaccccgtcCAGGTCCAGGTCCATGCCCAGGGACAGCGGCTGCTGCTCGGGCACTGCCACCATCGTCATGCCCTTCTGCCCAGCTCCTGCTCCGGGGAGGAAGCGGCAGCCCAGGTCGCCCGGGAGACCCAGCGCCCGCTCCTtggcgagggggaggggcagcatgTAGCAGCCGTTGCTGGGGAGGCGGATGAACACGGGCGTGTGCTCGGAGGCGTGCGGGATGGCGATGACGGTGATGATGTCGGGGTCGTCCGGGAGCTGGGAGACGGAGAGGCCGGCGGGGAGCCTGGTGACGCCGCGGCACCACGGGCAGCGGATCTCCTTCTGGCTGCTCCTCATCTGGGTCAGGCACACAGAGCAGCAGGTGTGTCTGCAGTCCAGCAGCTTGGGCCTCCTCCTGGGGCTGTAGTAGTTGAAACAGATCTGGCACTCCAAGATCGAGTCCTGAGAGAGAGTCTCCATGTTCAGGGGAGACCTGTCCTTTTTAATGCGGCAAATTCACAAAGGTCACCAGCTGTTTTGAGGTTGTAGTTCCCTGGCACAAATCAGCTGGCCGCTAGTAGCCAACCGCCGCTCGGCTGGACCACATGAGTCAGGTGACAGATGGGGAGATTGTGATCGGCGCGATGCTGGCCGGCGTCGTCCCTCTGCCTGCTCTCACGGCTCCGGTGTGATGTCACTGCCGAGTCACTGTCCCCGGGGGAATCAtctgtggagagggagagaggacagcgtTATGGAGATGACTAGGGCACAGGCACCCAAGTGGGCATCaacactgagacagacagaggagtagACTGAACGGACATGGCTGAGAGGCAgactgggtgtctgtgtgtgtgtgtctgtgtgtctgtgtgtgtgtctgtgtgtgtgtgtctgtgtgtctgtgtgtgtgctccctcaTCGCCCAGTTTGGGCCATTCACACAGATTAGTCAAAGCTGCCCCGCCCCGATTGGCACACAGCCACATCAGCAGGAATCTAGTAGCACTCATACTCATCatgatatccacacacacacacacacacacacacacccttgagagtgccacacacacacacccacccagaaTGCAcctcacacaaaacaaacacacaagacagTGCAAATCTCATTACACATAAGACTTACGCACAACAAACAAGGAGAACACCAGACCCAGGGCACACGCACAGGGGTGCGGGAGACAGGAAGTTGTCATAACACACATAATGGGAAGGGACATCATTACGTGAGACAAAGAAGTCATGACATAGCAGGAGGACCCATGGGAGCTGGGGGGGGCCTTGATCATGGCTCTGACAACACTGGGACAGATAACCCACAGGCCCCTTACACAGCTAATTCCTCTTCATCATCCTAACATATCCAGTGGCTGTGTGTAAAAGTCACGAAtgtgaccccctcccccccttctccttgtgTAATTGCGTCTGCGATGTTGATCCAAGGAGAAGACACATTTACAGATGATTAAGCTCTGTCAAAATATTGCGGTGGGATACgaggaggctggggagcagAGCGGACTTTCGTCTGGGTTGTTTCGCAACATTTAGGAAGTGTGAAAACAGGAGTCGGTATCTAGGCGAAGCAATCTTTTTTTCACCTCCTCACCTGCACTCCCCCCGGAGGCATCActgtgggtaggtgtgtgagagagagagagacagagagagagagagagatagacagagagagagagagatagacagagagagagagaatatgcaGTAGGCAGTGAAACAACCTATTTGAAGGTGACCGTTAACTAAAAGAAAAACGATTGGAGATATGGCAGTTATCAAAATGAGATCACGTCAAGCTAAACTCTCATCTCAGCCCCTGACAGCAAATCCACAAATGTAATAGACTTGTTGGCACCAAGGCAGGGAAGTCTGTGTGATATA
This genomic stretch from Hypomesus transpacificus isolate Combined female chromosome 8, fHypTra1, whole genome shotgun sequence harbors:
- the LOC124470073 gene encoding E3 ubiquitin-protein ligase RNF152-like codes for the protein METLSQDSILECQICFNYYSPRRRPKLLDCRHTCCSVCLTQMRSSQKEIRCPWCRGVTRLPAGLSVSQLPDDPDIITVIAIPHASEHTPVFIRLPSNGCYMLPLPLAKERALGLPGDLGCRFLPGAGAGQKGMTMVAVPEQQPLSLGMDLDLDGVGVGLEVGEGERRGGGGGVGGGKGSTWSGVCTVILVACVLLFLLGIVLHNMSCISKRFTVISCG